One region of Pyramidobacter sp. YE332 genomic DNA includes:
- a CDS encoding D-Ala-D-Ala carboxypeptidase family metallohydrolase, translating to MEVWKLLVALAALVVPLLTGESGGTPGRRPKATAEASRMLPALAELDARQMESLCCRCCGAAGMDAVFLKKLAELQASWKKRLTFTSGRRCPRHNARVGGVPHSRHLTGQAADVAIGAREQARFCALARRLGFRSVLPDPRRNYVHLSLEALREFSAKRER from the coding sequence ATGGAGGTGTGGAAGCTGCTGGTCGCTCTGGCGGCGCTCGTGGTCCCGCTTTTGACGGGAGAATCGGGCGGCACGCCGGGGCGCCGCCCGAAGGCGACAGCGGAAGCGAGCCGCATGCTGCCGGCTCTGGCGGAACTGGACGCCCGCCAGATGGAATCGCTGTGCTGCCGCTGCTGTGGCGCGGCAGGCATGGACGCCGTTTTTTTGAAGAAGCTGGCAGAGCTTCAGGCGAGCTGGAAAAAGCGCCTGACCTTTACCAGCGGGCGGCGCTGCCCCCGCCATAACGCCCGCGTCGGCGGCGTGCCGCATAGCCGGCATCTGACCGGCCAGGCGGCCGACGTGGCGATCGGCGCCCGCGAACAAGCGCGTTTCTGCGCGCTGGCGCGGCGGCTTGGTTTTCGTTCCGTGCTGCCGGATCCGCGGCGGAATTATGTACATCTGTCGCTGGAGGCGCTGCGGGAATTTTCTGCAAAAAGAGAAAGATGA